Proteins encoded together in one Carya illinoinensis cultivar Pawnee chromosome 3, C.illinoinensisPawnee_v1, whole genome shotgun sequence window:
- the LOC122303352 gene encoding triacylglycerol lipase 2-like isoform X3: MAFVRGSLLGLSASWFFYVLVISVLAVQPHRAHGLSRGFVGPKKTAVAPPAAGICASSVTVHGYKCQELEVTTQDGYILSLQRIPEGRVRDGVVKRQPVLIQHGLLVDGMTWLLNPPEQNLPMILADNGFDVWIANTRGTRFSRRHTSLDSNQPAFWNWSWDELVSFDLPAVFDFVYGQTGQKIDYVGHSLGTLVALASFSEGNLVKQLKSAALLSPIAYLSHMSTALGVVAAKFFVGEIVQLLGLTEFNIKEESVRNLLKSLCARPGVDCYDLMSALTGKNCCLNSSTIDLLLVNEPQSTSVKNMVHLAQTMAAKTHSPMCKMSCFYSIILKLTM; the protein is encoded by the exons ATGGCTTTCGTCCGTGGCAGCTTGTTGGGTCTGTCTGCTTCCTGGTTCTTCTATGTCCTAGTGATCTCGGTCTTGGCAGTTCAGCCTCATCGAGCACATGGCTTGAGTCGTGGCTTCGTTGGCCCAAAAAAAACTGCTGTAGCCCCACCAGCGGCTGGCATATGCGCTTCTTCTGTGACTGTACATGGCTACAAATGCCAGGAGCTTgaa GTGACGACCCAAGATGGATATATACTCAGCCTGCAAAGAATCCCAGAAGGTCGTGTTAGGGATGGCGTTGTTAAGCGGCAGCCAGTCTTAATCCAGCATGGGTTACTTGTG GATGGAATGACATGGTTGCTGAACCCTCCGGAACAAAACCTGCCAATGATTTTGGCCGATAATGGGTTCGACGTGTGGATTGCTAATACTAGAGGGACCAGATTTAGCCGACGACATACCTCCTTGGACTCTAATCAACCG GCTTTCTGGAATTGGTCGTGGGATGAATTGGTGTCGTTTGATCTACCGGCTGTTTTTGACTTTGTGTATGGCCAAACGGGCCAGAAGATTGATTATGTGGGCCATTCCCTT GGGACATTAGTAGCTTTGGCATCCTTCTCGGAAGGTAACCTGGTGAAGCAGCTGAAATCAGCGGCTTTGTTGAGTCCCATAGCTTATTTGAGCCACATGAGCACTGCACTAGGCGTTGTTGCTGCCAAATTCTTTGTTGGCGAG ATCGTCCAGCTTTTGGGGCTTACAGAGTTTAATATAAAAGA GGAGTCTGTTCGTAACCTTCTCAAGTCTCTGTGTGCCCGTCCGGGAGTTGACTGCTATGATTTAATGAGTGCACTTACTG GCAAGAATTGCTGTCTCAACTCCTCCACTATTGATCTCCTCCTGGTGAATGAACCACAGTCAACATCGGTCAAGAACATGGTACACCTTGCTCAGA CTATGGCGGCCAAGACGCACTCTCCGATGTGCAAGATGTCATGCTTCTACTCGATAATTTTAAAGCTCACGATGTAG
- the LOC122303352 gene encoding triacylglycerol lipase 2-like isoform X2 — protein MAFVRGSLLGLSASWFFYVLVISVLAVQPHRAHGLSRGFVGPKKTAVAPPAAGICASSVTVHGYKCQELEVTTQDGYILSLQRIPEGRVRDGVVKRQPVLIQHGLLVDGMTWLLNPPEQNLPMILADNGFDVWIANTRGTRFSRRHTSLDSNQPAFWNWSWDELVSFDLPAVFDFVYGQTGQKIDYGTLVALASFSEGNLVKQLKSAALLSPIAYLSHMSTALGVVAAKFFVGEIVQLLGLTEFNIKEESVRNLLKSLCARPGVDCYDLMSALTGKNCCLNSSTIDLLLVNEPQSTSVKNMVHLAQMVRNGIVAKYNYGRTGYNLKQYGEASPPIYNLSNIPHDLPIFFSYGGQDALSDVQDVMLLLDNFKAHDVDKLSVQFIKDYAHIDFIMGVNAKDVVYNQVIAFFKRQH, from the exons ATGGCTTTCGTCCGTGGCAGCTTGTTGGGTCTGTCTGCTTCCTGGTTCTTCTATGTCCTAGTGATCTCGGTCTTGGCAGTTCAGCCTCATCGAGCACATGGCTTGAGTCGTGGCTTCGTTGGCCCAAAAAAAACTGCTGTAGCCCCACCAGCGGCTGGCATATGCGCTTCTTCTGTGACTGTACATGGCTACAAATGCCAGGAGCTTgaa GTGACGACCCAAGATGGATATATACTCAGCCTGCAAAGAATCCCAGAAGGTCGTGTTAGGGATGGCGTTGTTAAGCGGCAGCCAGTCTTAATCCAGCATGGGTTACTTGTG GATGGAATGACATGGTTGCTGAACCCTCCGGAACAAAACCTGCCAATGATTTTGGCCGATAATGGGTTCGACGTGTGGATTGCTAATACTAGAGGGACCAGATTTAGCCGACGACATACCTCCTTGGACTCTAATCAACCG GCTTTCTGGAATTGGTCGTGGGATGAATTGGTGTCGTTTGATCTACCGGCTGTTTTTGACTTTGTGTATGGCCAAACGGGCCAGAAGATTGATTAT GGGACATTAGTAGCTTTGGCATCCTTCTCGGAAGGTAACCTGGTGAAGCAGCTGAAATCAGCGGCTTTGTTGAGTCCCATAGCTTATTTGAGCCACATGAGCACTGCACTAGGCGTTGTTGCTGCCAAATTCTTTGTTGGCGAG ATCGTCCAGCTTTTGGGGCTTACAGAGTTTAATATAAAAGA GGAGTCTGTTCGTAACCTTCTCAAGTCTCTGTGTGCCCGTCCGGGAGTTGACTGCTATGATTTAATGAGTGCACTTACTG GCAAGAATTGCTGTCTCAACTCCTCCACTATTGATCTCCTCCTGGTGAATGAACCACAGTCAACATCGGTCAAGAACATGGTACACCTTGCTCAGA TGGTAAGAAATGGCATTGTGGCAAAATACAACTACGGCCGGACTGGCTATAATTTGAAGCAATACGGGGAAGCCAGCCCACCTATTTATAACCTCTCTAACATTCCCCATGACCTTCCCATCTTTTTTAGCTATGGCGGCCAAGACGCACTCTCCGATGTGCAAGATGTCATGCTTCTACTCGATAATTTTAAAGCTCACGATGTAGACAAGCTCTCAGTTCAGTTCATCAAGGATTATGCTCACATAGATTTCATCATGGGGGTGAATGCCAAGGATGTAGTCTACAATCAAGTGATCGCATTTTTTAAACGTCAGCATTAA
- the LOC122303352 gene encoding triacylglycerol lipase 2-like isoform X1: MAFVRGSLLGLSASWFFYVLVISVLAVQPHRAHGLSRGFVGPKKTAVAPPAAGICASSVTVHGYKCQELEVTTQDGYILSLQRIPEGRVRDGVVKRQPVLIQHGLLVDGMTWLLNPPEQNLPMILADNGFDVWIANTRGTRFSRRHTSLDSNQPAFWNWSWDELVSFDLPAVFDFVYGQTGQKIDYVGHSLGTLVALASFSEGNLVKQLKSAALLSPIAYLSHMSTALGVVAAKFFVGEIVQLLGLTEFNIKEESVRNLLKSLCARPGVDCYDLMSALTGKNCCLNSSTIDLLLVNEPQSTSVKNMVHLAQMVRNGIVAKYNYGRTGYNLKQYGEASPPIYNLSNIPHDLPIFFSYGGQDALSDVQDVMLLLDNFKAHDVDKLSVQFIKDYAHIDFIMGVNAKDVVYNQVIAFFKRQH; the protein is encoded by the exons ATGGCTTTCGTCCGTGGCAGCTTGTTGGGTCTGTCTGCTTCCTGGTTCTTCTATGTCCTAGTGATCTCGGTCTTGGCAGTTCAGCCTCATCGAGCACATGGCTTGAGTCGTGGCTTCGTTGGCCCAAAAAAAACTGCTGTAGCCCCACCAGCGGCTGGCATATGCGCTTCTTCTGTGACTGTACATGGCTACAAATGCCAGGAGCTTgaa GTGACGACCCAAGATGGATATATACTCAGCCTGCAAAGAATCCCAGAAGGTCGTGTTAGGGATGGCGTTGTTAAGCGGCAGCCAGTCTTAATCCAGCATGGGTTACTTGTG GATGGAATGACATGGTTGCTGAACCCTCCGGAACAAAACCTGCCAATGATTTTGGCCGATAATGGGTTCGACGTGTGGATTGCTAATACTAGAGGGACCAGATTTAGCCGACGACATACCTCCTTGGACTCTAATCAACCG GCTTTCTGGAATTGGTCGTGGGATGAATTGGTGTCGTTTGATCTACCGGCTGTTTTTGACTTTGTGTATGGCCAAACGGGCCAGAAGATTGATTATGTGGGCCATTCCCTT GGGACATTAGTAGCTTTGGCATCCTTCTCGGAAGGTAACCTGGTGAAGCAGCTGAAATCAGCGGCTTTGTTGAGTCCCATAGCTTATTTGAGCCACATGAGCACTGCACTAGGCGTTGTTGCTGCCAAATTCTTTGTTGGCGAG ATCGTCCAGCTTTTGGGGCTTACAGAGTTTAATATAAAAGA GGAGTCTGTTCGTAACCTTCTCAAGTCTCTGTGTGCCCGTCCGGGAGTTGACTGCTATGATTTAATGAGTGCACTTACTG GCAAGAATTGCTGTCTCAACTCCTCCACTATTGATCTCCTCCTGGTGAATGAACCACAGTCAACATCGGTCAAGAACATGGTACACCTTGCTCAGA TGGTAAGAAATGGCATTGTGGCAAAATACAACTACGGCCGGACTGGCTATAATTTGAAGCAATACGGGGAAGCCAGCCCACCTATTTATAACCTCTCTAACATTCCCCATGACCTTCCCATCTTTTTTAGCTATGGCGGCCAAGACGCACTCTCCGATGTGCAAGATGTCATGCTTCTACTCGATAATTTTAAAGCTCACGATGTAGACAAGCTCTCAGTTCAGTTCATCAAGGATTATGCTCACATAGATTTCATCATGGGGGTGAATGCCAAGGATGTAGTCTACAATCAAGTGATCGCATTTTTTAAACGTCAGCATTAA
- the LOC122303640 gene encoding triacylglycerol lipase 2-like, which yields MAFVRGSLLGLSASWFFCVLVISVLAVQPHRAHGLSRGFFGPKKTAVAPPAAGICASSVTVHGYKCQELEVTTQDGYILSLQRIPEGRVSDGEVKRRPVLIQHGLILDGMTWLLNSPEQNLPMVLADNGFDVWIANTRGTRFSRRHTSLDSNQPAFWNWSWDELASFDLPAVFDFVYGQTGQKIDYVGHSLGTLVALASFSEGKLVKQLKSAALLSPIAYLSHISTALGVVAAKFFVFEIVQVLGLTEFNPKEEPVGNLLQSLCAHPGVDCYDLLSALTGKNCCLNSSTIDLFLMNEPQSTSVKNMVHLAQMVRNGIVAKYNYGRTDYNLKQYGEASPPIYNLSNIPHDLPIFFSYGGQDALSDVQDVMLLLDNFKSQDVDKLSVQFIQDYAHIDFIMGVNAKDVVYNQVVAFFKRQH from the exons ATGGCTTTCGTCCGTGGCAGCTTGTTGGGCCTGTCTGCTTCCTGGTTCTTCTGTGTCCTAGTGATCTCGGTCTTGGCAGTTCAGCCTCATCGAGCACATGGCTTGAGTCGTGGCttctttggcccaaaaaaaacTGCCGTAGCCCCACCAGCGGCTGGCATATGCGCTTCTTCTGTGACTGTACATGGCTACAAATGCCAGGAGCTTgaa GTGACGACCCAAGATGGATACATACTCAGCCTGCAAAGAATCCCAGAAGGTCGTGTTAGTGATGGCGAGGTTAAGCGGCGGCCAGTCTTAATCCAGCATGGGTTAATTTTG GATGGAATGACATGGTTGCTGAACTCTCCGGAACAAAACCTGCCAATGGTTTTGGCCGATAATGGGTTCGATGTGTGGATTGCTAATACTAGAGGGACCAGATTTAGCAGACGACATACCTCCTTGGACTCTAATCAACCG GCTTTCTGGAATTGGTCGTGGGATGAATTGGCGTCGTTTGATCTACCGGCTGTTTTTGACTTTGTGTATGGCCAAACGGGGCAGAAGATTGATTATGTGGGCCATTCCCTT GGGACATTAGTAGCTTTGGCATCCTTCTCGGAAGGTAAACTGGTGAAGCAGCTGAAATCAGCGGCTTTGTTGAGTCCCATAGCTTATTTGAGCCACATAAGCACTGCACTCGGCGTTGTTGCTGCCAAATTCTTTGTTTTCGAG ATCGTCCAGGTTTTGGGGCTTACAGAGTTTAATCCAAAAGA GGAGCCTGTTGGTAACCTTCTCCAGTCTCTGTGTGCCCATCCGGGAGTTGACTGCTATGACTTATTAAGTGCACTGACTG GCAAGAATTGCTGTCTCAACTCCTCCACTATTGATCTCTTCCTGATGAATGAACCACAGTCAACATCGGTCAAGAATATGGTACACCTTGCTCAGA TGGTAAGAAATGGCATTGTGGCAAAATACAACTACGGCCGGACTGACTATAATTTGAAGCAATACGGGGAAGCCAGCCCACCTATTTATAACCTCTCTAACATTCCCCATGACCTTCCCATCTTTTTTAGCTATGGCGGCCAAGACGCACTCTCCGATGTGCAAGATGTCATGCTTCTACTCGACaattttaaatctcaagatGTAGACAAGCTCTCAGTTCAGTTCATCCAGGATTATGCTCACATAGATTTCATCATGGGGGTGAATGCCAAGGATGTAGTGTACAATCAAGTAGTCGCATTTTTCAAACGTCAGCATTAA
- the LOC122305568 gene encoding mavicyanin, with protein sequence MTATILKNTIFLVLLFVACMTKEALAAQHVVGGSQGWEESTDLNSWASGQKFKVGDQLVFKYTSGLHSVVELASESAYKNCDIGSALDSKNSGSDVVKLNTAGTRYFACGTLGHCNQGMKVKITTITGNAPSSPASPSSSTSDASASRSFASIVLAVALLATLIYLF encoded by the exons ATGACGGCGACCATCTTGAAGAACACTATTTTCTTGGTGTTGCTCTTTGTTGCCTGCATGACAAAGGAAGCCTTGGCAGCCCAACATGTTGTTGGAGGAAGCCAAGGTTGGGAAGAATCCACAGACCTCAACTCATGGGCATCAGGCCAAAAGTTCaaagttggcgatcaacttg TTTTCAAGTATACATCAGGGCTGCACAGTGTTGTTGAACTTGCTAGTGAGAGTGCCTACAAGAACTGCGACATCGGTAGCGCCCTGGACTCCAAGAACAGCGGCAGCGATGTTGTCAAGCTGAACACGGCCGGCACAAGGTACTTTGCTTGTGGCACATTAGGCCACTGCAACCAGGGCATGAAAGTAAAGATCACGACAATCACTGGGAATGCACCCTCTTCTCCTGCATCACCTTCATCTTCAACTTCTGATGCTTCTGCTTCCAGATCTTTTGCTTCCATTGTCTTGGCTGTTGCATTGCTTGCCACTCTGATTTACTTGTTTTAA